A portion of the Chryseobacterium tructae genome contains these proteins:
- a CDS encoding RHS repeat-associated core domain-containing protein — protein MANPIEHITDYLDGFQYSFTGNGEICLGCRTETAFEDQAYRKTTSNQPSPVGTWTLDFVPTAEGFYSFTENRYIYQYKDHLGNIRVSFARNTAGIPGITDTNNYYPFGLNHIGGEKGVLGGYKNYKYNGKELQETGMYDYGARMYMPDIGRWGVIDPLAETSRRWSLYTYAFNNPMRFVDPDGREAKDWYKDKQGNFVYDANLNSLNANTKLEKDEEYLGASRTVTLVNSDKKAVGEVNLEAGGNVTVTGGWAEAGNVSYNHVGKESGFGLVVDVKLADGAKIYGVDKASQDNYNQYNYPEMGQFSFNAKEFTQDNFKAPEKEPTTAKSITKDVGSAISGTGMNNGYCSECPRPEAGPGPSNPGYNGFRMSVAIDHLLHHHKDEDRKNKK, from the coding sequence ATGGCAAACCCTATAGAACATATAACAGATTATCTTGATGGTTTTCAATATAGTTTTACCGGTAATGGAGAGATATGTTTAGGATGCAGAACAGAAACAGCCTTTGAAGATCAGGCTTATCGTAAAACGACTAGCAATCAACCCTCTCCTGTTGGAACTTGGACACTGGATTTTGTTCCTACTGCAGAAGGCTTTTACAGTTTTACAGAAAATCGCTATATTTACCAGTATAAGGATCATTTGGGAAATATCCGGGTAAGCTTTGCCAGAAACACTGCAGGCATTCCTGGAATTACAGATACTAATAACTATTACCCTTTTGGGCTCAACCATATAGGAGGGGAGAAAGGAGTGCTAGGAGGCTATAAGAATTATAAGTACAACGGCAAGGAGTTGCAAGAGACGGGTATGTATGATTATGGCGCAAGGATGTATATGCCGGATATTGGAAGATGGGGTGTGATTGATCCGCTGGCTGAAACCTCTAGACGATGGAGCCTATATACTTATGCTTTTAATAATCCTATGAGATTTGTTGATCCGGATGGAAGAGAAGCCAAGGATTGGTATAAGGATAAACAAGGAAATTTTGTGTATGATGCAAACTTAAATTCACTAAATGCAAACACAAAACTTGAAAAGGATGAAGAATATTTAGGAGCTTCACGTACCGTAACACTTGTAAATTCTGATAAAAAGGCTGTAGGAGAAGTTAATTTAGAAGCGGGAGGAAATGTTACCGTAACTGGAGGATGGGCAGAAGCAGGGAATGTAAGTTATAATCACGTAGGTAAAGAATCCGGATTTGGGCTTGTTGTAGATGTAAAATTAGCGGATGGAGCTAAAATATATGGTGTAGATAAAGCTTCTCAGGATAATTACAATCAATATAATTACCCAGAAATGGGGCAGTTTTCTTTTAATGCCAAAGAGTTTACACAAGATAATTTTAAGGCTCCTGAAAAAGAACCTACGACGGCTAAGTCAATTACTAAAGATGTTGGCTCTGCAATCTCAGGAACAGGAATGAATAATGGTTATTGTTCTGAATGTCCTAGACCTGAAGCAGGTCCTGGTCCAAGTAATCCTGGTTATAATGGTTTTAGAATGAGTGTAGCAATAGATCATTTATTACATCATCATAAGGATGAAGACAGAAAAAATAAAAAATGA
- a CDS encoding SprB repeat-containing protein, whose amino-acid sequence MTDAQFTLVFPAELAITLSANTITCYNQSSGQVSVNATGGTGAYSYQWNTNDTTPTVTGLSAGNYFVLVNDSKNCKVSGSTQIIGPDQLLIDDLAVTNPICFGAANGEIKINVTGGKAPYNIVWSNGAAGLNNTAIAAGTYNVTVTDANGCSVFRNYTLTDPTQLKVDLGADITLCLGDTQTYNVDINEAGATYQWKDQSGVVISTNSSVTLSKAGTYTVLITDSKGCTATDTVVIKNSMDVLNPQLMLTTHAYTESTVVLVNTSPTKPEKVQWIIPDTPDIQVLNKTDEFLELKFFKTGSYEIGLKGFQGECVKTFYKKVVVEENTSGVNTNPVKASNVREFTILPNPNKGVFKVLVGLDIAAPIK is encoded by the coding sequence ATGACAGATGCCCAATTTACACTCGTATTTCCAGCAGAATTAGCGATTACCTTATCAGCAAATACAATTACATGCTATAACCAAAGCAGTGGCCAAGTGTCTGTAAATGCTACGGGTGGTACAGGAGCATATTCTTATCAATGGAATACCAATGACACAACTCCTACGGTAACAGGATTATCAGCAGGGAACTACTTTGTGTTGGTCAACGATTCAAAAAACTGTAAAGTTAGCGGCAGTACTCAGATTATAGGTCCGGATCAGTTGTTGATTGACGATCTTGCAGTAACAAATCCAATTTGCTTTGGAGCAGCCAACGGTGAGATTAAAATTAATGTAACAGGAGGGAAGGCACCTTATAATATTGTTTGGTCAAATGGAGCAGCAGGATTAAATAATACAGCTATTGCAGCGGGAACCTATAATGTGACTGTGACAGATGCCAATGGTTGTAGTGTTTTCAGAAATTATACCCTTACAGATCCAACACAGCTTAAAGTAGATTTAGGCGCGGATATTACCTTATGCTTGGGAGATACTCAGACTTATAATGTTGATATCAATGAAGCCGGAGCCACCTATCAATGGAAAGACCAGAGTGGAGTAGTCATCTCTACAAACTCATCTGTTACCTTATCCAAAGCCGGAACCTACACTGTCTTGATTACGGATTCCAAAGGTTGTACTGCAACAGATACGGTTGTTATTAAAAATTCCATGGATGTTTTAAATCCGCAGTTGATGTTGACAACCCATGCATATACAGAGTCAACTGTTGTGCTTGTCAATACTTCGCCAACCAAACCTGAAAAAGTACAATGGATTATTCCTGATACACCGGATATCCAGGTTCTTAATAAAACAGATGAATTCCTGGAATTGAAATTCTTTAAAACAGGTTCTTATGAAATCGGACTAAAAGGATTTCAGGGTGAATGTGTAAAAACATTTTATAAAAAAGTTGTTGTGGAAGAAAATACATCAGGCGTAAACACAAATCCGGTAAAGGCTTCCAATGTAAGAGAATTTACCATTCTTCCCAACCCAAATAAAGGAGTATTCAAGGTCTTGGTAGGACTTGATATAGCAGCTCCTATAAAGTAA
- a CDS encoding fibronectin type III domain-containing protein, with protein MAGAVKIRNPVLGANSTDDNGVYKNNGLSEIFYFDYVENCAVPTLLMAKNAGKGRVEIRWSLAGQPGGLYNVQYRKKGSSAEWATQQSYQATAILTGLEDKTEYEYRVGTVCGSTQTFGDTNPTTSGNSAGNAYSYSGIQFFTTDGSSSNNNYQCGIMPAVDIANKSPLQTMLGNNEVFTAGDFPVTVLSAQGSNGIYTGTGFIEVPYLADTRIKVIFTNIKLNTDKKLIEGTVETTYDPNETAVHYASGGLGETFGDAGIKEITVDYTIVDIKYTATPPPGKITIYGDSGNGGSPSQEDHPGGKDYEIKDKDGNIWTVDENGNVTKTGKVAEGGASNSTNTDGVSGSGSSAAVNQYTAKGIKIEWKEDAAGKFAYDTPEKTKLPTSKYPSVKDAENNTIYVPYKATVNKQTELFDAKVSISDPSLKDGKIIFKTLGTGKAIEATELNKTAAERNYQLKLAGTFDYAEEEVIAVLMPKDSNSKQKVIGSFRLVHLSPEDINVSLVPLDAASQSNLQAQSSKLNQIYNKIGVKFNVKHEPVLDISAIVSGDTIDSKDSELMSTYSPQQQQINSLYKGTDARYVLFVTDKKSSTGQSGYMRLNGQFGYVYGNSPAKTGAHELGHGVFKLEHPWKAYGTPEKGTNLLMDYTPGEELSHLDWKQVNDPAFKLYAFQGQSAGEFSGTQLTPEWEPFKFSGSSIYLSGDVKTPNGAVHGIAMCKNNDCSERTDYYWENRNGKNGYYAKGISEPLAITLLSQQEKTKNPAITLFWNYGTCGYNKNYTTFWNYIKDKKGFDLTQVTDANSIKYLNTVPCLDGSGSSVISDDICVGKM; from the coding sequence TTGGCAGGTGCAGTCAAAATCAGGAACCCTGTATTGGGAGCCAACTCCACAGATGATAACGGCGTTTATAAGAATAACGGACTGTCGGAAATTTTCTATTTCGACTATGTAGAGAATTGTGCCGTTCCTACTTTGCTTATGGCTAAAAATGCGGGCAAAGGAAGGGTAGAGATCCGATGGAGTCTTGCTGGGCAGCCGGGTGGTTTGTACAATGTTCAATACCGAAAAAAAGGAAGCAGTGCAGAATGGGCTACCCAGCAAAGTTATCAGGCAACAGCCATTCTTACAGGACTTGAAGATAAAACAGAATATGAGTATCGGGTAGGTACAGTCTGCGGAAGCACTCAAACCTTTGGAGACACCAATCCAACGACTTCAGGAAATAGTGCCGGAAATGCATATAGCTATAGTGGAATTCAGTTTTTCACAACAGATGGCAGTTCTTCAAACAATAATTATCAGTGCGGTATCATGCCGGCAGTGGATATTGCCAATAAAAGTCCATTGCAGACCATGTTGGGGAATAATGAAGTATTTACAGCCGGAGATTTCCCGGTAACGGTATTATCAGCCCAAGGGAGCAATGGTATTTATACAGGAACAGGTTTCATTGAAGTTCCTTATTTAGCCGATACAAGAATCAAGGTAATTTTTACAAACATTAAGCTCAATACAGATAAAAAACTGATTGAAGGAACTGTTGAGACCACATATGATCCGAATGAAACCGCTGTACATTATGCTTCCGGCGGGCTAGGAGAAACTTTTGGAGATGCAGGAATCAAAGAGATTACCGTAGATTATACAATTGTAGATATTAAATATACGGCAACGCCACCTCCGGGAAAAATTACAATTTATGGAGATTCCGGTAATGGCGGGTCTCCAAGTCAGGAGGATCATCCGGGCGGAAAAGATTATGAAATTAAGGATAAAGACGGAAATATCTGGACGGTAGATGAAAATGGAAATGTTACCAAAACAGGCAAGGTTGCTGAAGGAGGAGCGTCCAATTCAACCAATACAGACGGAGTTTCCGGCAGTGGAAGTAGTGCTGCTGTCAACCAATATACCGCGAAAGGAATCAAAATAGAATGGAAAGAAGACGCTGCAGGTAAGTTTGCGTATGATACACCAGAAAAAACAAAGCTTCCGACATCCAAATATCCTTCTGTAAAAGATGCAGAGAACAATACCATATATGTTCCTTATAAGGCTACCGTTAATAAGCAGACAGAACTGTTTGATGCGAAAGTAAGTATTTCAGATCCTTCCCTTAAAGATGGAAAAATCATCTTTAAAACCTTAGGAACAGGAAAAGCTATTGAAGCTACAGAGCTTAATAAAACAGCTGCAGAAAGAAACTATCAGTTAAAACTTGCGGGTACATTTGATTATGCAGAGGAAGAGGTGATTGCGGTATTGATGCCAAAAGATAGTAACTCCAAGCAAAAAGTAATTGGAAGTTTCCGTCTTGTACACCTGAGCCCTGAAGATATCAATGTGAGTTTGGTTCCGCTGGATGCCGCTTCACAGTCTAATCTACAGGCACAAAGCTCAAAACTGAATCAGATTTACAATAAAATTGGAGTCAAATTCAATGTGAAGCACGAACCTGTCCTGGATATCAGTGCTATAGTAAGCGGAGATACTATTGATAGTAAAGATTCTGAACTGATGAGTACTTACAGCCCTCAGCAGCAGCAGATCAATAGTCTGTACAAAGGTACTGATGCAAGATATGTACTGTTTGTAACAGATAAAAAATCTTCAACCGGACAGAGTGGATATATGCGCCTGAATGGCCAATTCGGTTATGTATATGGAAATAGCCCAGCTAAGACAGGTGCCCACGAATTAGGACACGGTGTATTCAAGCTAGAACATCCTTGGAAAGCCTACGGAACTCCGGAAAAAGGAACGAATCTATTGATGGATTATACTCCAGGAGAAGAACTTTCTCATCTGGATTGGAAACAGGTCAATGATCCGGCATTTAAGCTGTATGCGTTCCAGGGGCAGAGTGCGGGAGAGTTTTCAGGCACTCAATTGACACCAGAATGGGAGCCGTTTAAATTTAGTGGATCGAGTATTTATCTTTCTGGTGATGTGAAAACTCCAAATGGAGCAGTTCATGGAATTGCCATGTGTAAAAACAACGACTGCTCAGAAAGAACAGATTATTATTGGGAAAACAGAAATGGTAAAAATGGTTATTATGCTAAAGGAATATCTGAGCCACTTGCCATTACCCTGCTTTCACAACAAGAAAAAACAAAGAATCCTGCAATTACATTATTCTGGAATTATGGAACTTGTGGATACAATAAAAACTATACGACTTTCTGGAATTATATTAAAGATAAAAAAGGCTTTGATCTTACTCAAGTTACAGATGCCAACTCTATTAAGTATTTGAATACTGTACCTTGTTTGGATGGTTCAGGAAGTAGTGTTATCTCTGATGATATTTGTGTAGGCAAGATGTAG
- a CDS encoding DUF6443 domain-containing protein: protein MYTRTYLEEKNQSDPAAKQAQTVQYFDGLGRPKQVVNVKASPQGKDVVMHFEYDQFGRQVKDYLPIPQGGTQNGAIISNPLSNVTTSYGSEKIYSEKILEKSPLDRILQQVQPGNDWANKPVGFSYEANLANEVYQYTTKTIWENGATKSELSLSPTTFHTPGTLYKNTVTDEDGNPTVEFKNGRGQTLMVRKVNSTENADTYYVYNEYDQLAFVIPPKAVNKGTAESLLNDLCYQYRYDSRNRLVEKKLPGKGWEFMVYDKADRLILTQDAVMAPKGKWLLTKYDVFGRVIYTGVLASTAKRAVLQDLIKDLVITEPRSSQGFTRNGMTIYYVNNYFMVDTEAILSVNYYDTYPGYNFNPPFPSTIQGVPTLTETLSPEGRSTKGLPVMSLVKNIEDDNWTKNYTYYDTKGRAIGTYSINHLGGYTKTESKLDFAGVAQQVITRHKRLDTDTERVITENFEYDHQNRLLVHKHQVDSNPVEILTQNAYNELSQLESKKVGGVSLGSPLQQIDYQYNIRGWMTKINDPANLNGKLFGYEIKYTNPVNPLYATARYNGNIAEIDWNTSNDNVLKRYTYDYYTDNKLKFGHYSEPWATAPQNSFYSEYIIYDLNGNISQLYRNAKNSSTGSAMQVDNLTYTYAGNRLQTVTDSTQNTAGYEGGGNIIEYDLNGSMTNMKDKGIQILFTTI from the coding sequence GTGTATACCAGAACCTATCTGGAGGAGAAGAACCAGAGTGATCCTGCGGCTAAACAAGCCCAGACTGTTCAGTATTTTGATGGCTTGGGAAGACCTAAGCAGGTGGTAAATGTAAAAGCATCTCCCCAAGGAAAAGATGTGGTTATGCATTTCGAATATGATCAGTTTGGGAGGCAGGTCAAAGACTATTTACCCATTCCTCAGGGAGGAACTCAGAACGGTGCTATTATTTCTAATCCTTTATCTAATGTTACAACCTCTTATGGCTCAGAAAAGATCTATTCCGAAAAGATTCTGGAAAAATCTCCCTTGGACAGAATCTTGCAACAGGTTCAGCCGGGTAACGACTGGGCCAATAAACCTGTAGGATTTTCATATGAAGCCAATCTGGCGAATGAAGTATACCAATATACAACCAAGACAATATGGGAAAATGGAGCCACTAAAAGTGAGCTAAGTTTATCTCCTACTACCTTCCATACTCCCGGAACATTGTATAAAAATACTGTGACAGATGAAGACGGAAATCCAACGGTAGAATTTAAGAATGGAAGAGGGCAGACTCTGATGGTAAGAAAGGTGAATTCTACTGAAAATGCAGATACTTATTATGTGTATAATGAGTATGACCAGTTAGCCTTTGTAATTCCGCCCAAAGCCGTTAATAAAGGAACCGCAGAATCATTACTTAATGATCTTTGTTATCAGTATCGTTATGACAGCAGAAACCGTCTGGTAGAAAAGAAATTACCTGGTAAAGGCTGGGAATTTATGGTGTATGATAAAGCTGATAGACTGATCCTCACGCAGGATGCCGTAATGGCACCCAAAGGCAAATGGCTTCTCACAAAATATGATGTTTTTGGAAGAGTAATTTATACAGGAGTTCTCGCATCTACTGCCAAAAGAGCTGTTTTACAGGATCTGATTAAAGACTTAGTGATCACAGAACCCCGCAGTAGCCAGGGATTTACCAGAAATGGAATGACGATTTATTATGTCAATAATTATTTCATGGTAGATACAGAAGCCATCCTAAGTGTCAATTATTATGATACGTATCCTGGTTATAATTTTAATCCTCCATTTCCATCCACGATTCAGGGTGTGCCTACTTTAACGGAAACGTTATCACCAGAAGGAAGAAGTACCAAAGGACTTCCTGTGATGAGCCTGGTAAAGAATATTGAAGATGACAACTGGACGAAGAATTATACCTATTATGATACCAAAGGAAGAGCGATAGGAACGTATTCGATCAATCATTTGGGTGGGTATACGAAGACAGAATCTAAACTGGATTTTGCGGGAGTAGCTCAGCAGGTCATCACCCGACATAAGAGATTAGATACCGATACAGAAAGAGTGATCACAGAGAATTTTGAGTATGATCACCAGAACAGGCTTTTGGTTCATAAACATCAGGTAGATTCTAATCCTGTGGAAATCCTTACCCAGAATGCATATAATGAACTTTCCCAGTTGGAATCTAAAAAAGTAGGTGGAGTTTCTTTAGGCTCGCCACTTCAGCAAATTGACTATCAATACAATATCCGAGGCTGGATGACCAAGATTAATGATCCTGCTAATCTGAATGGAAAGTTATTTGGCTATGAAATAAAATACACTAATCCTGTTAATCCCCTCTATGCAACAGCAAGATATAATGGGAATATCGCAGAAATTGATTGGAATACCTCCAATGATAATGTATTGAAAAGATATACCTATGATTATTATACAGATAATAAACTAAAGTTTGGACATTACTCTGAGCCTTGGGCTACAGCTCCCCAAAACAGCTTTTACAGTGAATATATTATATATGATCTGAACGGAAATATCAGCCAATTATATCGTAATGCTAAAAATTCCTCTACTGGATCGGCAATGCAGGTAGATAATCTTACGTATACCTACGCTGGAAACAGATTGCAAACAGTAACAGACAGTACCCAAAATACTGCAGGCTATGAAGGAGGTGGTAATATTATTGAGTATGACCTGAATGGAAGTATGACCAATATGAAGGATAAAGGAATTCAAATATTGTTTACAACTATCTGA
- a CDS encoding PKD domain-containing protein yields MRTHKTPNIVYLLLMVVCAWMFNACAVEESIPVKADFSIKVVNNDFSVPVKVELTNKSTGADTYEWSFEGASVTSSAEKSPQPITYSNPGVYKIKLKASNKDGNVDTKEIEVKADAAVIVDFDWQMQGSDTSPVTLKMINKSLGATQYLWEFDGGNPATSNEENPNVVFTAPGDHLIKLTISNGLETYSTQKTVNVKPAMTVDFNWTVDAVDNDYQAPVVLHLHNLSTNATSYEWMVTGGIPAVSTEVNPHITLPTAGTYTIILKSTNDKETKTQQKQVTVLPDTNLLSFSDIQLGINSAHAAIGCFFSSELGTVIKQGEANQTNGSKIDFAFFGLNSSFLYNQL; encoded by the coding sequence ATGAGAACTCACAAAACCCCAAACATAGTATACCTTCTTCTTATGGTTGTCTGTGCATGGATGTTTAATGCCTGCGCTGTGGAAGAAAGCATCCCTGTAAAGGCTGATTTTAGTATAAAAGTGGTCAACAATGATTTTTCAGTTCCTGTAAAAGTAGAACTTACCAATAAATCCACTGGTGCAGATACCTATGAATGGTCATTTGAAGGAGCATCGGTCACCAGTTCTGCTGAAAAAAGTCCGCAGCCTATAACGTATTCCAATCCGGGTGTCTATAAAATAAAATTAAAAGCATCCAACAAAGATGGAAATGTTGATACCAAAGAGATTGAGGTGAAGGCAGATGCAGCAGTAATCGTAGATTTTGATTGGCAAATGCAGGGAAGCGATACTTCTCCGGTTACCTTAAAAATGATCAATAAATCCTTGGGAGCCACTCAATATCTTTGGGAGTTTGACGGGGGAAATCCAGCTACTTCAAACGAAGAAAATCCTAATGTTGTGTTTACAGCACCAGGAGATCATTTGATTAAGCTGACAATCTCCAATGGTTTGGAGACCTATTCCACTCAAAAGACAGTCAACGTGAAGCCTGCAATGACCGTAGATTTCAATTGGACAGTAGATGCCGTTGATAATGATTATCAGGCTCCTGTAGTGCTTCATCTTCATAATTTATCAACAAATGCTACGTCATATGAATGGATGGTAACAGGTGGAATTCCAGCGGTTTCAACAGAAGTAAACCCTCATATTACACTGCCTACAGCAGGAACTTATACTATTATATTGAAATCGACCAATGATAAAGAGACTAAAACACAACAAAAACAGGTAACAGTATTGCCTGATACAAATTTGTTGTCATTCAGCGATATTCAATTGGGAATCAACAGTGCTCATGCCGCTATCGGATGCTTTTTCTCTTCCGAATTGGGAACAGTGATTAAGCAGGGAGAAGCGAATCAGACTAATGGTTCCAAAATAGATTTTGCATTCTTTGGGCTGAACTCCTCATTCTTGTATAACCAGTTGTAG
- a CDS encoding RHS repeat domain-containing protein: MKSAVKNEYFKDQTDIISSVTGVILFPLALVMPGMNVGTYLGNTHITAYRLPSYSFALDKSISKEYLEDVPLNAPDDSPYKKIMTSTNYLYNNPDHQLSKSITSFSGAGIQETSYLYAREKGNQKLISASMLGIPLETTVSNKQNPTDSGNVISKNETKYDNPANLFPSSLVSYGMQTQAPSTEITYEKFDSKGNLLQYTTKDGAVTVIIWGYNQTKPIAKIENIQLTDIQQSFIDSIVNASDLDASAGSNNDESNLLNAFKNFRSNLSRYTVTTYSYDPLVGVRSITPPSGIREIYLYDAANRLEKVIDANGKILKELKYNYKN, from the coding sequence TTGAAGAGTGCTGTTAAAAATGAATATTTCAAAGATCAGACAGATATAATCTCAAGTGTTACGGGGGTCATCCTTTTTCCTCTTGCACTAGTTATGCCAGGAATGAATGTTGGAACTTATTTGGGAAATACGCACATCACAGCATACAGGCTCCCTTCGTATTCATTTGCACTTGATAAAAGTATATCTAAAGAATATCTGGAAGATGTTCCCTTGAATGCTCCAGATGATAGCCCTTATAAAAAGATAATGACAAGTACAAATTACTTGTATAATAATCCAGACCACCAACTGTCAAAGAGTATCACTTCATTCTCTGGTGCCGGAATCCAGGAAACATCTTATTTGTATGCCAGAGAAAAAGGAAATCAAAAGCTGATTAGTGCCAGTATGTTGGGTATTCCTTTGGAGACGACAGTGTCCAATAAGCAGAATCCAACTGATTCTGGAAATGTCATTTCAAAAAATGAGACCAAATATGATAATCCTGCTAATCTATTTCCAAGTTCATTAGTATCTTATGGAATGCAGACTCAGGCTCCGTCCACAGAAATCACTTATGAGAAGTTTGATTCCAAAGGAAATCTTCTTCAGTATACCACTAAAGACGGTGCTGTAACGGTTATTATCTGGGGCTACAATCAGACTAAGCCTATTGCCAAAATTGAAAATATACAATTAACAGATATCCAGCAATCTTTTATAGACAGCATTGTGAATGCCTCCGATTTGGATGCCTCTGCCGGGTCAAATAATGACGAGAGCAATTTGCTCAATGCTTTTAAAAATTTCAGAAGCAATTTATCCAGGTATACGGTGACTACCTACAGTTATGATCCATTAGTAGGAGTAAGAAGTATCACTCCACCATCCGGAATAAGAGAAATCTATCTTTATGATGCTGCTAACAGGCTTGAAAAAGTGATTGATGCCAATGGTAAAATATTGAAAGAGCTGAAATACAACTATAAAAACTAA